One segment of Desmodus rotundus isolate HL8 chromosome 6, HLdesRot8A.1, whole genome shotgun sequence DNA contains the following:
- the DEFB127 gene encoding beta-defensin 127 has product MRLLLTIAILLFQKPTVTEQLKKCWGQYIQGHCRKICKTSEIREVLCENGRYCCLSIVELEARKKIPKPTRPKPRTYAMTFPQEYYMYGENSLIPKTNST; this is encoded by the exons ATGAGGCTCCTGCTAACCATTGCAATTCTGCTGTTCCAGAAACCCACAG TAACTGAACAACTTAAGAAATGCTGGGGTCAATATATACAAGGACACTGCaggaaaatatgcaaaacaaGTGAAATACGCGAAGTACTATGTGAAAATGGGAGATACTGTTGCCTCAGTATCGTGGAACTGGAAGCCCGTAAAAAAATTCCCAAGCCTACGCGTCCCAAGCCAAGGACATATGCAATGACTTTTCCTCAAGAATACTATATGTATGGAGAAAATTCTTTAATTCCCAAGACAAACTCTACATAA